In Candidatus Nitrosotenuis cloacae, the following proteins share a genomic window:
- a CDS encoding sn-glycerol-1-phosphate dehydrogenase, giving the protein MPNTPSHTMELPRLIVVGEKNIDQIGDFLSSLDSPKKVSIIAGGHVQRIIQDKIQKSLSRSKIRTFWHNPKGNDEKSINYIQNRVRADKGDLVMGVGGGRSVDVAKMVAFNLKKPFVSVPTAASHDGIASPFVSVRGEKPHSIVATAPLGVFVDIDVIKKAPKKLLASGCGDLVAKITAVRDWELGRDKTGEYYGRYSANLASMSAKILLEATEKRKIPDIREVVEALISAGVASCIAGSSRPCSGSEHLFSHALDQIAPNVGLHGEKCGIGAILMAKLQGQDWRKIVKTLKNVGAPTTAKQIGLSRDALVKALLVAQSLRPQRYTILKEVQMTEKLALSVAKTTGVL; this is encoded by the coding sequence ATGCCAAACACTCCGTCCCATACCATGGAGCTTCCGCGCCTTATAGTGGTGGGCGAAAAAAACATCGATCAGATAGGCGACTTTCTAAGCTCCCTTGACTCGCCAAAAAAAGTTTCAATAATCGCAGGAGGCCACGTCCAGAGGATAATCCAAGATAAAATTCAAAAATCATTGTCACGATCAAAGATACGCACATTCTGGCACAACCCAAAAGGCAACGACGAAAAATCAATCAACTACATACAGAACAGGGTGCGGGCCGACAAGGGCGACCTTGTCATGGGAGTCGGCGGCGGCCGCTCAGTAGATGTTGCAAAGATGGTAGCATTCAACCTCAAAAAGCCGTTTGTCTCCGTGCCGACTGCTGCGTCGCACGACGGGATTGCAAGCCCGTTTGTCTCCGTGCGGGGCGAAAAGCCGCACTCGATAGTGGCAACGGCGCCACTTGGCGTCTTTGTTGACATCGACGTGATAAAAAAGGCGCCAAAGAAGCTGCTGGCAAGCGGTTGCGGCGACCTGGTAGCAAAGATCACAGCAGTCAGGGATTGGGAGCTTGGCAGGGACAAAACCGGAGAGTACTATGGAAGATACTCGGCAAACCTGGCATCCATGAGCGCAAAGATACTCCTTGAGGCCACCGAAAAGAGAAAGATTCCGGACATTCGGGAGGTGGTCGAGGCACTGATCAGCGCCGGAGTCGCGTCATGCATAGCAGGAAGCAGCAGACCGTGTTCCGGATCAGAGCACCTGTTCTCGCACGCGCTGGACCAGATTGCCCCAAACGTTGGCCTTCATGGAGAAAAGTGCGGCATAGGTGCAATCCTGATGGCAAAGCTACAGGGGCAGGACTGGAGGAAGATAGTAAAGACGCTAAAGAACGTCGGTGCCCCGACAACTGCAAAGCAGATCGGATTGAGCAGAGACGCACTCGTAAAAGCTCTTCTTGTGGCACAGTCTCTCAGGCCTCAAAGATACACGATACTAAAAGAAGTACAGATGACTGAAAAACTTGCGCTGTCTGTTGCAAAAACTACCGGCGTGCTCTAG
- a CDS encoding peptidylprolyl isomerase, with the protein MTFTKGTLILIDYTAKVKDTNEVFETTITEDAKKHSIFEANVKYQPKLVSVGESWVIKGLDDALANAKTGDKLTVDVTPDKGFGDRDPGKVKMIPLRKLGEDAEKVSVGDVIEVDQKTGVVRFIGSGRVQVDFNHRFAGKTIVYDVNVLKSLDSNEDKVTAILKRHMPVEDEKIASKVSGNTVDVTIPEDIFGAEGLRVIKHFIQIDLFKFVPTLEKINFIETYVNKKAEKPKPAEAKS; encoded by the coding sequence TTGACTTTCACCAAAGGCACACTGATCTTAATTGACTATACTGCAAAGGTCAAGGACACAAACGAGGTCTTTGAAACCACCATCACTGAGGATGCAAAAAAGCACTCCATCTTTGAGGCAAATGTAAAGTATCAACCAAAGCTGGTATCAGTTGGAGAATCGTGGGTCATCAAGGGACTTGACGACGCACTTGCAAACGCAAAGACTGGCGACAAGCTCACAGTAGATGTCACGCCGGACAAGGGATTCGGCGACAGGGATCCAGGCAAGGTAAAGATGATTCCGCTTCGCAAGCTCGGAGAGGACGCAGAAAAGGTCTCAGTCGGGGATGTGATCGAGGTGGACCAGAAGACAGGTGTCGTCAGATTTATTGGCTCAGGAAGAGTCCAGGTTGATTTCAATCACAGATTTGCAGGAAAGACAATCGTGTACGATGTCAACGTGCTAAAGTCACTTGACTCAAACGAGGACAAGGTGACTGCGATACTAAAGCGACACATGCCAGTTGAGGACGAAAAGATCGCATCAAAGGTAAGCGGCAACACGGTGGACGTGACAATTCCCGAGGACATATTTGGTGCAGAAGGCCTCAGAGTCATCAAGCACTTCATTCAGATCGACCTGTTCAAATTCGTGCCTACACTTGAGAAGATAAACTTCATCGAGACGTACGTTAACAAAAAGGCCGAAAAGCCAAAGCCGGCAGAAGCTAAATCCTAG
- a CDS encoding pyridoxal-phosphate-dependent aminotransferase family protein has protein sequence MLPGPTNVPERVMRAMITPMINHRSDDFVELYEDAVEKTKKVFQSEGEAVLLSASGTGAVEASVINLIKKGDKVIIPVNGEFSGRLAQVLEGAGASVVKLETKPGENATFDSIKEAFDNNKDVKAFYCVWNETSTGTMIKYLDKIKNLTARNDAYYVVDGVSIIGGEEFPMDKWGVDVAMTGAQKAFAAPPGISPIVVNARTQKYMNANPPSTMYFNLSRYFKYYEEAKHTPFTPALPLLYAYREAMNVILEEGLDKRIRRHRICSDALYSGLSAIGLTPFAKEDARSTVVVALNYLDGLEDKTFRNTLAEKFRVLVAGGFGNLKGKVFRVGCMGEVNRYHVMRTISAIGSTLDMMGYKTKSVEALKIADEKLKAL, from the coding sequence ATGCTTCCAGGTCCAACAAACGTACCAGAACGCGTAATGCGCGCAATGATCACTCCTATGATCAACCACAGAAGCGACGACTTTGTAGAGTTGTACGAGGATGCAGTGGAAAAGACAAAGAAGGTGTTTCAGAGCGAGGGAGAGGCAGTGTTGCTGTCTGCTTCCGGAACCGGTGCGGTGGAAGCAAGTGTAATTAATCTAATCAAAAAGGGAGACAAGGTAATCATCCCGGTAAACGGCGAGTTCAGCGGAAGGCTGGCGCAGGTGCTGGAGGGAGCAGGCGCATCGGTAGTAAAGCTGGAGACAAAACCTGGGGAGAACGCAACGTTTGACTCCATCAAGGAGGCATTTGACAACAACAAGGACGTAAAGGCATTCTACTGCGTATGGAACGAGACCTCGACTGGCACCATGATAAAGTATCTGGATAAAATCAAGAACCTCACCGCAAGAAACGACGCGTACTATGTGGTGGATGGCGTATCAATTATCGGCGGCGAAGAGTTCCCAATGGACAAGTGGGGAGTCGACGTTGCAATGACTGGCGCACAGAAGGCATTTGCAGCGCCGCCAGGAATATCACCGATTGTGGTAAATGCGCGCACGCAGAAATACATGAACGCAAACCCGCCGAGCACGATGTACTTTAACCTGTCAAGATACTTCAAGTACTACGAGGAGGCAAAGCACACGCCGTTCACTCCGGCACTGCCGCTGCTGTATGCGTACAGGGAGGCAATGAATGTCATCTTGGAGGAAGGACTTGACAAGAGAATACGACGCCACAGAATCTGCTCTGACGCATTGTACTCAGGACTTAGCGCAATCGGCCTGACGCCGTTTGCAAAAGAGGACGCCCGCTCCACAGTAGTGGTCGCGCTGAATTACCTGGATGGATTGGAGGACAAGACGTTCCGCAACACGCTTGCAGAAAAGTTCCGAGTTCTGGTGGCAGGCGGATTTGGCAATCTCAAGGGCAAGGTCTTCCGAGTCGGATGCATGGGCGAGGTAAACAGATACCACGTAATGAGAACAATATCTGCAATCGGCTCGACACTGGACATGATGGGTTACAAGACCAAGTCAGTCGAAGCACTCAAGATTGCCGATGAAAAACTAAAGGCACTCTAG
- a CDS encoding nicotinamide-nucleotide adenylyltransferase, whose product MNGLLIGRFQPFHLGHLAAVKFALSNVDRLSIGIGSSNKSGEKRNPFTADERREMITSSLDRSDMERIAIYYIPDVDDHARWTYHVDEIVPEYDVVFSNDDFTHELYGKRGIRVVAVPLKQREILSGTDIRAMIAGDQNWGELVPEGTKKVLLKINAGDRLKNL is encoded by the coding sequence ATGAATGGTCTTCTGATAGGCCGATTCCAGCCGTTCCACCTAGGGCACCTGGCCGCAGTCAAGTTTGCGCTCTCCAACGTGGACAGGCTGTCAATTGGAATTGGCAGCTCAAACAAGTCCGGCGAAAAGAGAAATCCGTTTACTGCGGATGAAAGAAGGGAGATGATCACGTCCTCGCTTGACAGATCGGATATGGAAAGGATTGCAATCTACTACATTCCGGATGTAGACGACCACGCAAGATGGACGTACCACGTAGACGAGATAGTTCCAGAATACGACGTTGTATTCTCAAACGATGATTTCACACACGAACTGTATGGAAAACGGGGGATCAGGGTGGTTGCTGTGCCGCTAAAGCAAAGAGAGATCCTCTCTGGCACGGACATACGCGCAATGATTGCAGGCGATCAAAATTGGGGCGAGCTTGTACCGGAGGGAACCAAGAAGGTCTTGCTGAAAATCAACGCCGGAGATCGCCTGAAAAATCTCTAA
- the rtcA gene encoding RNA 3'-terminal phosphate cyclase — MNLLEIDGSFGEGGGQILRSATTLACITQTPIRVNNIRSNRKIPGLRPSHLTAIKILAKMCNAHVDGLSVGSTSVEFHPDRIDNVFLEEDVGTAGSIPLIMQTVIPLALAGKKLQVSIRGGTDVPWSPTTNYTKYVLAEAYSRMGLDFAMKIQKRGYYPRGGGLVHLTVNPCTELSPVHLIKRAEKKANLVCCYTDEDRISDSIGCARDLLESNGFATSTEKSQEKADNSGASMLIFSHDSNSIIGADELLDLKNRSDFGKRCARDFVGYGMGVDANLSDMLVTPLSLCKELSIFTVPSISKHLETNLYITSKLTGCKYGIGKIDGGYEVRLQGSSDSCIK, encoded by the coding sequence ATGAATCTCTTGGAAATAGACGGCTCGTTCGGAGAGGGGGGCGGACAAATTCTCAGGTCAGCAACAACTCTTGCATGCATCACGCAAACTCCAATCCGAGTGAACAACATCCGAAGCAACAGAAAGATCCCGGGGCTGCGGCCGTCGCACCTTACAGCAATAAAGATACTTGCAAAGATGTGCAACGCGCACGTGGACGGTCTTTCGGTGGGCTCTACATCAGTCGAGTTCCACCCCGATCGCATCGACAATGTTTTTCTTGAGGAGGATGTAGGCACAGCTGGAAGCATCCCGCTCATCATGCAGACGGTAATACCTCTTGCGCTTGCCGGAAAAAAACTGCAAGTATCGATAAGAGGCGGAACGGATGTGCCATGGAGTCCGACTACAAATTATACCAAGTACGTACTGGCGGAGGCGTATTCCAGAATGGGACTCGACTTTGCAATGAAGATACAAAAGCGCGGATACTATCCAAGGGGCGGCGGACTGGTACACCTAACAGTCAATCCGTGCACGGAACTGTCGCCTGTCCACCTCATAAAGAGGGCAGAAAAAAAGGCAAACCTTGTGTGCTGCTACACCGACGAGGACCGTATATCGGATTCCATAGGATGCGCAAGAGATCTGCTTGAGAGCAACGGATTTGCAACAAGCACTGAGAAAAGCCAGGAGAAGGCAGATAACTCCGGTGCATCAATGCTGATCTTCTCGCACGATTCCAACTCCATCATTGGTGCGGACGAGCTCTTGGATCTAAAGAACAGATCTGACTTTGGCAAGAGATGCGCACGCGACTTTGTCGGCTATGGCATGGGGGTGGATGCAAACCTGTCCGACATGTTGGTGACCCCACTGAGTCTCTGCAAGGAACTTTCCATATTCACGGTGCCATCGATATCAAAGCACCTTGAGACTAATCTGTACATCACCTCAAAGCTGACTGGCTGCAAATACGGGATAGGCAAGATTGACGGCGGATACGAGGTAAGATTGCAGGGAAGCTCAGATTCCTGCATCAAGTAG
- a CDS encoding CopD family protein, whose protein sequence is MALEQAIITWIHLICSAIWVGGSLFIAIVFAPILKTMAPTVEDRLQIMIKVGRRFNKVAIPALVILIATGIFNVHQMLMRPDFLLSTSYGMLVVIKILLVLALLASFAVHVRIIRKEVEQQITQKQLSEKQIARLRKKIIIVGEVTVVISVATMFVAALLDAGI, encoded by the coding sequence ATGGCCCTAGAGCAAGCTATCATTACCTGGATTCATCTGATTTGTTCCGCAATCTGGGTCGGTGGCTCGTTATTCATTGCAATAGTATTTGCCCCAATCCTCAAGACAATGGCACCAACAGTTGAGGATCGACTGCAGATAATGATCAAGGTGGGAAGAAGATTCAACAAGGTTGCGATTCCAGCTCTGGTAATTCTGATTGCAACCGGGATATTCAATGTGCACCAGATGCTCATGAGGCCGGACTTTTTACTTTCAACCAGCTACGGCATGCTGGTTGTGATCAAGATACTGCTGGTTTTAGCGCTGCTTGCATCGTTTGCAGTGCATGTGAGAATAATCAGAAAGGAGGTGGAGCAGCAGATAACGCAAAAGCAGCTCTCCGAAAAACAGATTGCAAGGCTCCGAAAGAAGATCATAATAGTGGGCGAGGTGACGGTGGTGATCTCAGTTGCAACCATGTTTGTTGCGGCGCTACTTGATGCAGGAATCTGA
- the bluB gene encoding 5,6-dimethylbenzimidazole synthase, with translation MSEFSDQEKSGLYKAIYTRRDVRSHFNTKPIDDEALARILSAAHHAPSVGFSQPWNFVLIRDSATKEQVKKSFEEERLRSSKQVEEEKKDKYMSLKLEGISESDVNICITYDPTRFGPFVIGRSSIPETGIYSVCCAVQNLWLAARSEEIGVGWVSILSNEALKKVLGLPEHIIPVAYLCLGHVSEFAERPDLETAKWLPRLELKDVVYFEKWGQTKPNPIWEQIYELVRANFDYAFK, from the coding sequence ATGAGCGAGTTCTCCGACCAAGAAAAGTCCGGGCTATACAAGGCAATCTACACGCGACGCGATGTGAGATCCCACTTTAACACAAAGCCGATAGATGATGAGGCTCTGGCAAGAATTCTAAGCGCTGCCCATCACGCCCCGTCGGTGGGATTTTCGCAACCATGGAACTTTGTGCTGATTCGCGACTCTGCTACAAAGGAGCAGGTGAAAAAATCATTCGAGGAGGAGAGACTTAGATCCTCAAAACAGGTGGAGGAGGAAAAAAAGGACAAGTACATGTCACTTAAGCTCGAGGGAATATCCGAGTCGGACGTAAACATCTGCATCACGTACGATCCTACAAGATTCGGCCCGTTTGTGATAGGAAGATCCAGCATACCTGAGACTGGCATCTACAGCGTCTGCTGTGCCGTACAGAATCTGTGGCTTGCCGCCCGCTCCGAGGAGATCGGCGTGGGCTGGGTGAGCATCCTCTCAAATGAGGCGCTAAAGAAGGTGCTAGGACTGCCTGAACACATAATCCCGGTGGCATACCTGTGCCTTGGACACGTAAGCGAGTTTGCGGAAAGGCCGGACCTTGAGACGGCAAAGTGGCTGCCGCGACTTGAGCTAAAGGATGTGGTATACTTTGAAAAATGGGGCCAGACCAAGCCAAATCCAATCTGGGAACAGATTTACGAGCTGGTCAGGGCGAATTTTGATTATGCTTTTAAGTGA
- a CDS encoding NADPH-dependent FMN reductase, producing MKVVVISGSPRKTASTQVMMRFVYEYAKSKHPDTKFINLSDGGVDYYRGPTETYSQTTMQAIKDITDADVWLVGTPIYNSFFSSALKNLFEFINYKSTAGKTAGLAILASGSIGFTDVQTLLTQLMSYFRVVTNPKAAYLTADVIQDGQIANEDQKARLRELVDETMLLASRQK from the coding sequence ATGAAGGTTGTAGTAATCTCCGGCAGTCCAAGAAAGACTGCTAGCACGCAGGTGATGATGAGATTTGTTTACGAGTACGCAAAATCAAAGCACCCTGACACCAAGTTCATCAACTTGTCAGACGGCGGAGTCGACTATTACCGGGGGCCGACTGAGACCTACTCTCAGACCACCATGCAGGCAATAAAGGACATCACGGACGCAGATGTGTGGCTTGTAGGCACGCCAATCTACAACTCGTTTTTCAGCTCTGCACTCAAAAACCTGTTTGAGTTCATAAACTACAAAAGCACTGCTGGAAAGACTGCAGGTCTTGCAATCCTGGCCTCAGGAAGCATAGGGTTTACTGACGTGCAGACTTTGCTGACGCAGCTGATGAGCTATTTCAGAGTGGTAACCAACCCCAAGGCGGCGTATCTCACTGCGGACGTGATCCAGGACGGACAAATCGCAAATGAGGATCAAAAGGCACGTCTAAGGGAGCTTGTTGATGAAACTATGCTCTTGGCGTCTAGGCAGAAGTAG